CGTCGAGAAGACCCTCCTCGCCGCCCGCGGCGAGGGCCGGAAGATCATCCTCGCCCTCGACACGGTGAAGACCCTCGCCGACGAGGAGATGAAGGTCATCACGGCCGAGGACAAGGGCGTCCAGCGCATCACCAAGCTGATGGACCCGGCCACCGCCACCGGCGAGTACATCGGCGTCACCCTCATCGAGGCCGAGGCCGCCGAGGAGCTCGCCGACGCCCTCAAGGCCACCTTCGAGCGCGACCCCGACCTCTACTACGAGGACGGCTACCAGAAGCTTGTCGACGACGGCTTCACGATCGACGTGGCCCCCATCGGCGACGTCAAGTGGGTCGAGATCGACAACCACGACGACCTCGCGAAGGGCCGTGAGATCGCGTGCCAGTACTGACCCGGCTGATCCCGTCGCCGGTCGTCGTCGACATCCGCCGAGGAGCGCTGGAGGACCTCTCCACGCTCCTCGCGGACCAGCGGATCTCCAGCAACGGCAAGATCGCCGTCGCCATCAGCAGCGGCTCGGGCCTGAAGCTGCGTGACCGGTTCGCGCCCGAGCTGCCG
Above is a genomic segment from Streptomyces sp. NBC_00094 containing:
- a CDS encoding phosphocholine cytidylyltransferase family protein; its protein translation is MIGLVLAAGAGRRLRPYTDTLPKALVPVDGETTILDGTLKNFAEIGLTEVAIVVGYRKEAVYARKEALEAKYGLTITLVDNDKAEEWNNAYSLWCAREVLKRGVILANGDTVHPVSVEKTLLAARGEGRKIILALDTVKTLADEEMKVITAEDKGVQRITKLMDPATATGEYIGVTLIEAEAAEELADALKATFERDPDLYYEDGYQKLVDDGFTIDVAPIGDVKWVEIDNHDDLAKGREIACQY